The Hymenobacter oligotrophus genome has a window encoding:
- the apaG gene encoding Co2+/Mg2+ efflux protein ApaG, with product MNSTTTQGVTVSVSTSYLSEYSSPNQEHFVFAYRIDIRNHSEYTVKLLRRHWHIYDANGVVREVEGEGVVGQQPTLEPGDAHQYVSGCNLKTGIGKMRGTYLMERVADGRTFEVEIPEFTLVVPFRLN from the coding sequence ATGAACTCAACAACCACTCAGGGCGTGACGGTTAGCGTATCGACCAGCTACCTGTCCGAGTATTCGAGCCCCAACCAGGAACATTTCGTTTTTGCTTATAGAATCGACATTCGCAACCACAGCGAATACACCGTGAAGCTGCTACGCCGCCACTGGCACATTTACGACGCCAACGGCGTGGTACGCGAGGTAGAGGGCGAAGGCGTGGTGGGCCAGCAACCCACCCTCGAGCCCGGCGATGCGCACCAGTACGTATCGGGCTGTAACCTGAAAACCGGCATCGGCAAGATGCGCGGCACCTACCTGATGGAGCGTGTGGCCGACGGCCGTACCTTTGAGGTCGAAATTCCCGAGTTTACGCTCGTGGTACCGTTCCGCCTCAACTAA
- the kdsA gene encoding 3-deoxy-8-phosphooctulonate synthase → MLNTLTAALPNFAHTNSGQFFLMAGPCVIEGEEMALRIAEQVRAMCDRLQIPFIFKGSYRKANRSRLDSFTGIGDETALKILQKVGREIGVPTVTDIHESGEAAMAAEYVDMLQIPAFLCRQTELLVAAANTGKVVNIKKGQFLSGESMGFAVDKVRQSGNPHVILTDRGNSFGYSDLVVDYRNIPAMQSFGVPVVMDVTHSLQEPNQSSGVTGGKPQLIQTIASAAIAVGADGLFIETHPTPATAKSDGANMLQLDRLQTLLERLTRIREAVR, encoded by the coding sequence ATGCTCAATACCCTAACCGCTGCACTGCCCAACTTCGCGCACACCAACTCGGGCCAGTTTTTCCTCATGGCCGGCCCCTGCGTTATCGAAGGCGAAGAAATGGCCCTGCGCATTGCCGAACAGGTGCGCGCCATGTGCGACCGGCTGCAAATTCCGTTCATCTTTAAGGGCTCGTACCGCAAAGCCAACCGCTCGCGCCTCGATTCCTTCACCGGCATCGGCGACGAAACCGCCCTTAAGATCCTGCAGAAGGTAGGCCGCGAAATAGGCGTGCCCACCGTTACCGACATTCACGAGTCGGGCGAGGCGGCTATGGCGGCCGAGTACGTGGATATGCTGCAGATACCGGCTTTCCTGTGCCGCCAAACCGAGCTGCTGGTAGCTGCAGCTAACACGGGCAAGGTGGTCAACATCAAAAAAGGCCAGTTTCTGTCGGGTGAGTCGATGGGCTTTGCCGTGGACAAAGTGCGCCAATCGGGCAACCCACACGTTATTCTCACCGACCGCGGCAACTCCTTCGGCTACTCCGATCTGGTGGTGGATTACCGCAACATTCCGGCCATGCAAAGCTTTGGTGTGCCCGTGGTGATGGACGTAACGCACTCCTTGCAGGAGCCCAACCAAAGCAGCGGCGTAACCGGAGGGAAACCGCAGCTCATTCAAACCATTGCCAGCGCCGCCATTGCCGTTGGGGCCGATGGGCTGTTTATCGAAACGCACCCCACGCCCGCCACGGCCAAATCCGACGGGGCCAACATGCTGCAGCTCGATCGTTTGCAGACCCTGCTGGAGCGCCTAACGCGCATTCGCGAGGCGGTACGCTAA
- a CDS encoding O-methyltransferase, with protein sequence MSLLPQALRYIRYWLRSGNAHGLHSPFVFSLYLDVVCHTGEFGPFQAIEARRHALREDTRRLRITDFGAGSHTGAGTERAVGSIARAAAKPPRLAQLLFRLVNYLQPATILELGTSLGLTAAYLASASSRARVFSFEGCPQTAAVARETFDQLHLGNVELIEGNFDETLPQALGRLEQPIDFAFFDGNHRYEPTLRYFEQCLPHRTDESVFVFDDIHWSGEMDRAWEAIKAHPEVTLTIDLFFVGLVFFRRNAPKQHFTLRIASRGLGV encoded by the coding sequence TTGTCGCTACTGCCCCAGGCACTGCGCTACATCCGCTACTGGCTTCGATCGGGGAATGCACACGGGCTGCATTCCCCGTTTGTTTTTTCGCTTTACCTCGACGTCGTCTGCCACACCGGCGAGTTCGGGCCTTTTCAGGCCATCGAGGCCCGCCGCCACGCGCTGCGCGAGGACACGCGCCGCCTGCGCATCACCGATTTTGGTGCCGGCTCCCACACCGGCGCCGGCACCGAGCGCGCCGTGGGCAGCATTGCTCGCGCGGCGGCCAAACCGCCTAGGTTGGCGCAGCTGCTGTTTCGGTTGGTAAATTACCTGCAGCCCGCTACCATTCTGGAGTTGGGCACGTCCCTTGGTCTGACTGCGGCCTACTTGGCTTCGGCCAGTTCGCGGGCCCGCGTATTTAGCTTCGAAGGCTGCCCGCAAACGGCGGCCGTTGCCCGCGAAACCTTTGACCAGTTGCACCTAGGCAACGTTGAGCTGATCGAGGGCAACTTCGACGAAACGCTGCCGCAGGCCCTAGGTCGGTTGGAGCAGCCCATCGACTTTGCCTTCTTCGACGGCAACCACCGCTACGAGCCCACGCTGCGCTACTTCGAGCAGTGCCTCCCCCACCGCACCGACGAATCGGTGTTCGTGTTCGACGACATTCATTGGTCGGGCGAGATGGACCGGGCCTGGGAAGCCATCAAAGCCCACCCTGAAGTGACGCTGACCATCGACTTGTTCTTTGTTGGTTTGGTGTTCTTCCGCCGCAATGCGCCCAAGCAGCATTTTACCCTGCGCATAGCGTCGCGCGGCTTGGGCGTGTAA
- a CDS encoding LLM class flavin-dependent oxidoreductase, with amino-acid sequence MEIGIDSFAAALPDPSTGITPSGAEAMEQLLTRIEYAEQVGLDVFGIGEHHRSEYLDSATAVILAAAAARTKRIRLTSAVTVLSAADPVRVFQQFATLDLISQGRAEMVVGRASSIEAFPLFGYDLDDYDELFVDKLDLLLNIRSNERVQWSGKFRPALTGQGVYPRPVQQPLPVWIGVGGTPQSFARAGALGLPLMVAIIGGETHRFRPLIDLYREAGNRAGHAPESLKVGLHSLGYVAETTQQAHNEFFPGYARTFSARARERGGMPITRPQFDAQVGPRGALLVGSPEEVAEKILRHSEALGGISRVTFQQDVAALPHEKIARSIELLGTRVAPLIR; translated from the coding sequence ATGGAAATCGGCATTGATAGTTTTGCGGCCGCCCTGCCCGACCCCAGCACCGGCATTACGCCCAGCGGCGCCGAGGCAATGGAGCAATTGCTCACGCGCATTGAGTACGCCGAGCAAGTTGGGCTCGATGTATTTGGCATCGGCGAGCATCACCGCTCGGAGTACCTCGATTCGGCAACGGCGGTAATACTGGCCGCCGCCGCTGCCCGCACCAAGCGCATTCGGCTTACCAGTGCCGTAACAGTGCTCAGCGCCGCCGATCCGGTGCGGGTGTTTCAGCAGTTTGCCACCCTCGACCTCATTTCGCAGGGTCGCGCCGAAATGGTCGTCGGGCGGGCTTCCTCCATCGAGGCATTTCCGCTGTTCGGCTACGACCTCGATGACTACGACGAGTTGTTTGTGGATAAGCTCGACTTGCTGCTCAACATCCGCAGCAACGAGCGCGTGCAGTGGTCGGGCAAGTTCCGGCCGGCGCTTACCGGGCAAGGCGTGTACCCGCGCCCCGTGCAGCAGCCCCTGCCCGTTTGGATTGGGGTAGGGGGTACGCCGCAGTCGTTTGCCCGGGCCGGGGCCCTAGGTTTGCCGCTGATGGTGGCCATCATCGGCGGCGAAACGCACCGCTTCCGGCCCCTCATCGACTTGTACCGCGAGGCGGGCAACCGAGCCGGGCACGCTCCCGAAAGCCTCAAGGTAGGCCTGCACTCCCTAGGTTACGTGGCCGAAACCACCCAGCAGGCACACAATGAGTTCTTCCCCGGCTACGCTCGTACCTTTTCGGCCCGAGCACGCGAGCGGGGCGGCATGCCCATTACGCGTCCGCAGTTCGACGCGCAGGTTGGGCCGCGCGGTGCCCTGCTGGTGGGCAGCCCCGAAGAAGTTGCCGAGAAAATCCTGCGGCACAGCGAAGCCCTAGGTGGTATTTCGCGGGTAACGTTTCAGCAGGACGTGGCCGCGCTGCCGCACGAGAAAATTGCGCGCTCCATCGAGCTGTTGGGTACCCGCGTGGCTCCGCTGATTCGATAA
- a CDS encoding D-alanyl-D-alanine carboxypeptidase/D-alanyl-D-alanine-endopeptidase — protein MLVAVVQAQTPLPVAAPSASAAPAEWLLRELHNSPVLRQHHVGFQLTDVATGQPLTAWQADKYFVPASTHKLLTLYAALRILPDSVPALQYVVHGDSLIFRGTGDPTLLHGDVPSRRAYDLLKRWQGRLYYAETPAAEPKFGPGWSWDDYPYYFQPERSTFPIYGNVVRFKYRQPGQPTITVQPRWFAKYVKPAAGGATSPDHVARALEANRYTWYPSPRSSWTDESPFRTSRELLLTLLRDTLKRKVRPAPWRLRPTETPRTYYSLGIDSLLRRTMRVSDNLLAEQTLLLCSSQLGHDSLSVARVIAHARKQWLLDLPDSLAWVDGSGLSRQNLTTPRNQVALLLKLHRLVPEARLFDLLAAGGRQGTLRRVYRDPTGLWLWGKTGTLTNAHNLCGFLRTRSGQLLAFSFMNNNHLAGSPEIRNEMERVLTLVRERL, from the coding sequence TTGCTTGTCGCCGTAGTACAAGCCCAAACCCCGTTGCCCGTTGCTGCGCCCAGCGCCTCGGCTGCACCGGCCGAATGGCTACTGCGCGAGCTACACAACTCCCCGGTGCTGCGCCAGCACCACGTTGGCTTTCAGCTAACCGACGTGGCTACCGGGCAACCGCTCACGGCGTGGCAAGCCGATAAGTACTTTGTGCCGGCCAGCACGCACAAGCTGCTTACGCTGTACGCTGCCCTGCGTATACTGCCCGATTCGGTGCCCGCCCTGCAGTACGTGGTGCACGGCGACTCGCTGATTTTCCGGGGCACCGGCGACCCTACCCTGCTGCACGGCGACGTACCGAGCCGCCGCGCATACGATTTGCTCAAGCGCTGGCAGGGCAGGCTGTACTACGCCGAGACGCCCGCTGCCGAACCCAAGTTTGGCCCTGGCTGGAGTTGGGATGATTACCCGTACTACTTTCAGCCCGAGCGCAGCACATTCCCCATCTATGGCAACGTTGTGCGTTTCAAGTACCGCCAGCCCGGCCAACCAACCATAACGGTGCAGCCGCGGTGGTTTGCCAAGTACGTGAAGCCGGCGGCCGGCGGCGCCACCAGCCCCGACCACGTGGCCCGTGCGCTGGAGGCCAACCGCTACACCTGGTACCCCAGCCCTAGGTCCTCCTGGACCGATGAGTCGCCGTTCCGGACAAGCCGCGAGCTACTGCTTACGCTGCTGCGCGATACCCTCAAGCGCAAAGTGCGCCCTGCCCCTTGGCGCCTCCGGCCCACCGAAACACCTAGGACTTACTACAGCCTGGGTATCGACTCGCTGCTGCGGCGCACCATGCGCGTGAGCGACAACCTGCTGGCCGAACAGACCCTGCTGCTTTGCTCCAGCCAACTCGGCCACGACAGCCTGAGCGTAGCACGCGTAATTGCCCACGCCCGCAAGCAATGGCTGCTCGATTTACCCGATTCGCTTGCCTGGGTCGATGGCTCGGGCCTCTCGCGCCAAAACCTCACCACCCCGCGCAACCAAGTGGCTTTGCTGCTGAAACTGCACCGGCTTGTTCCGGAAGCTCGCCTATTCGATTTGCTGGCGGCCGGCGGGCGGCAAGGCACCCTGCGCCGCGTGTACCGCGACCCAACCGGGCTGTGGCTGTGGGGAAAAACCGGTACGCTCACCAACGCGCACAACCTGTGCGGCTTTCTGCGCACGCGCTCGGGGCAGTTGCTGGCCTTCAGCTTCATGAACAACAACCACTTAGCCGGGAGCCCCGAGATACGCAACGAAATGGAGCGCGTGCTTACGCTGGTGCGCGAGCGGTTATAG
- the dapB gene encoding 4-hydroxy-tetrahydrodipicolinate reductase: protein MKILLIGYGKMGQAIEAQAISRGHQVVGIIDPARPETQLSQFGPAEADVAIEFTHPDAAFENVKACLQQGLPVVCGSTGWLHHFSEARALAQEKGGALFYASNYSVGVNLFFHFNEYIAAKMHQFGGYDVQVREIHHVHKVDQPSGTALTVAEGIMRHYPEKKRWRNDPAQAPEELAIISERLAETVGTHVVTYTSPVDGLELKHEAYSREGFAHGAVLAAEWLPGHKGVFGMKDLLGL, encoded by the coding sequence ATGAAGATTCTTTTGATTGGCTATGGCAAAATGGGCCAAGCCATTGAGGCCCAAGCCATAAGCCGCGGCCACCAAGTTGTCGGCATCATCGACCCGGCCCGCCCCGAAACCCAGCTTAGCCAGTTCGGCCCCGCCGAGGCCGATGTAGCCATTGAGTTTACGCACCCCGATGCGGCTTTCGAGAACGTAAAGGCTTGCCTGCAGCAAGGCTTGCCGGTGGTGTGCGGCTCCACGGGCTGGCTGCACCACTTCTCGGAAGCCCGCGCTTTGGCGCAGGAAAAGGGCGGCGCGTTGTTCTACGCCTCCAACTACAGCGTAGGCGTAAACCTGTTTTTCCACTTCAACGAGTACATCGCGGCCAAAATGCACCAATTTGGCGGCTACGATGTGCAAGTGCGCGAAATTCACCACGTGCACAAGGTCGACCAGCCCAGCGGCACCGCCCTTACCGTGGCCGAAGGCATTATGCGCCACTACCCCGAAAAGAAACGCTGGCGCAACGACCCGGCCCAAGCCCCGGAGGAGTTGGCCATCATATCGGAACGCCTGGCCGAAACCGTAGGCACCCACGTGGTAACCTACACCTCGCCCGTGGATGGCCTGGAGCTGAAGCACGAAGCCTACTCGCGCGAAGGGTTTGCACACGGTGCCGTGCTGGCCGCCGAGTGGTTGCCGGGCCACAAGGGCGTATTCGGCATGAAGGACTTGCTAGGCCTCTAA
- a CDS encoding uracil-DNA glycosylase, producing MTVKIDESWRKVLQPEFEKPYFQELIQFVKQEYQTQTVYPAGGQIFHAFDACPFDRVKVVILGQDPYHGKGQAHGLAFSVQFGVRSPPSLVNVFKELESDLGMPRPDNGNLDRWAQQGVLLLNATLTVRASTPGSHQKKGWEEFTDAVIRIISEQKEHVVFVLWGAYAQKKAELIDSRKHLVLKAAHPSPYAADKGFFGSKPFSKTNAYLQQQGLEPIQW from the coding sequence ATGACCGTAAAGATAGATGAAAGCTGGCGCAAGGTGTTGCAGCCCGAGTTTGAGAAGCCCTATTTTCAGGAGCTCATCCAATTTGTAAAGCAGGAGTACCAAACCCAAACGGTGTACCCCGCCGGCGGGCAAATTTTCCATGCTTTCGATGCCTGCCCCTTCGATCGGGTGAAGGTGGTAATCCTAGGTCAGGACCCGTACCACGGCAAAGGGCAGGCCCACGGGTTGGCCTTCTCGGTGCAATTTGGGGTACGCTCACCGCCTTCGCTCGTCAACGTGTTCAAGGAGCTGGAAAGCGACCTAGGCATGCCGCGCCCCGACAACGGCAACCTCGACCGGTGGGCGCAGCAAGGCGTGCTGCTGCTGAATGCCACGCTTACCGTGCGGGCCTCCACGCCCGGCTCGCACCAAAAAAAGGGCTGGGAGGAGTTTACCGATGCCGTTATCCGTATCATCTCCGAGCAGAAGGAGCACGTGGTGTTTGTTCTGTGGGGTGCCTACGCTCAGAAAAAGGCCGAGCTGATCGACAGCCGCAAGCACCTCGTGCTAAAAGCCGCGCACCCCTCGCCCTACGCCGCCGACAAAGGCTTTTTCGGCTCCAAACCCTTCAGCAAAACCAACGCCTACTTGCAGCAACAAGGCCTGGAGCCCATTCAGTGGTAA
- a CDS encoding ParB/RepB/Spo0J family partition protein: MSEKHEEKTAQTPLAKRRVGGLGRGLNALIEGSYEKKSERVSSLVPHPVNSVGLIPTDQIEANPYQPRTHFDQEALQELAESIRVQGIIQPITVRQTGPAAYQLISGERRLQASRLAGLETIPAYIRKADDQQMLEMALIENIQRENLNAIEIALSYQRLVSECNLKQEELGDRVGKNRSTVTNYLRLLKLPPDIQIGLRDNVISMGHARALLSVEDAQHQLNLFNRIVAEELSVRRIEQLVRQGVPVAAKPNQPQPAEDALPVPPAEVKRAERYLSDRFGSRVQVKPTAQGRGEIRISFDSAEDMHRIISILQPA, encoded by the coding sequence ATGTCAGAGAAGCACGAAGAGAAAACCGCCCAAACGCCGCTGGCCAAGCGCCGCGTGGGTGGCCTGGGCCGCGGGTTGAATGCCCTCATCGAGGGTAGCTACGAAAAGAAAAGCGAGCGGGTGAGCAGCTTGGTGCCCCACCCCGTCAACTCCGTAGGGCTGATCCCAACCGATCAGATCGAAGCTAACCCCTACCAGCCCCGCACGCACTTCGATCAGGAAGCGCTGCAAGAGCTGGCCGAAAGCATTCGGGTACAGGGCATTATCCAACCCATCACGGTGCGCCAAACCGGCCCCGCCGCTTACCAGCTGATTTCGGGTGAGCGTCGTTTGCAGGCCTCGCGCCTAGCGGGTCTGGAGACTATTCCGGCGTACATCCGCAAGGCCGACGACCAGCAAATGCTGGAAATGGCCCTGATCGAGAACATCCAGCGCGAAAACCTCAACGCCATCGAAATTGCGTTGAGCTACCAGCGCCTGGTGAGCGAGTGCAACCTAAAACAGGAAGAACTAGGCGACCGGGTGGGCAAAAACCGCTCGACCGTAACCAACTACCTGCGCCTGCTCAAGCTGCCGCCCGATATTCAAATCGGCCTGCGCGACAACGTCATCAGCATGGGCCATGCCCGCGCGCTGCTAAGCGTGGAGGATGCGCAGCACCAGCTCAACCTGTTCAACCGCATTGTGGCCGAAGAGCTGTCGGTGCGCCGCATCGAGCAACTGGTACGCCAAGGGGTACCCGTGGCTGCCAAGCCCAACCAGCCCCAACCGGCCGAGGATGCCCTACCCGTGCCGCCGGCCGAGGTAAAACGTGCCGAGCGTTACTTGTCCGACCGCTTTGGTTCGCGCGTACAAGTAAAACCCACAGCGCAGGGCCGGGGCGAAATCCGCATCAGCTTCGATTCGGCCGAAGACATGCACCGCATCATCAGCATACTGCAACCGGCCTAA
- a CDS encoding DUF4240 domain-containing protein produces the protein MPAAAFWQLIDQAVAAAPADNEGKEHFLMNALAAKPLEEIVAFELALRQHIIAADDYGLMAAQKIIDGYVTDDSWLYFRCWLIGQGQAVFAAALQNPDTLTAVVPGPYECDFESLLYVATAAYQRQTGKEEDDTFPRSVALSQGLDYDFMAAETQGEDWVEEDLPRMLPKLWKKFR, from the coding sequence ATGCCCGCTGCCGCCTTCTGGCAACTTATCGACCAAGCCGTTGCCGCTGCGCCCGCCGACAACGAGGGCAAAGAGCATTTCTTGATGAATGCCTTGGCGGCCAAGCCGCTGGAAGAAATTGTTGCCTTTGAACTGGCACTGCGCCAGCACATCATTGCCGCCGACGATTACGGCCTGATGGCTGCGCAAAAGATCATCGATGGCTACGTTACGGATGATTCGTGGCTGTATTTCCGCTGCTGGCTAATCGGCCAAGGACAAGCCGTATTCGCGGCAGCTTTGCAAAACCCCGATACCCTAACAGCAGTGGTGCCTGGCCCCTACGAATGCGATTTTGAGAGCTTGCTGTACGTAGCCACCGCCGCTTACCAACGCCAAACCGGCAAAGAGGAAGACGACACGTTCCCGCGCAGCGTAGCCCTAAGCCAAGGCCTGGACTACGATTTTATGGCCGCTGAAACCCAAGGCGAGGATTGGGTTGAAGAAGACTTGCCGAGGATGCTACCCAAACTCTGGAAAAAATTCAGATAA
- the lepB gene encoding signal peptidase I, whose protein sequence is MAVTFWKKKPAEQPTKPKGFWREWGDAILFAVVAATLIRWATFEAYTIPTPSMEHSLLVGDYLFVSKLHYGPRTPQTPLQVPLTHQTLWGTSIKSYSDLIQLPSYRLPGFSEVKRGDVVVFNVPFEDQHPADLRTNYIKRCVAVAGDVLEIKNQEVFINGKQQPTPPQSQRRYFVDVPQPNDDLKNAFQQQGVVDYYAQGGTPQPNPAFNTPVYMVDMTATTAAFFKKQPYVRSIVNDATEPGKAEADVFPNNPDYPHSTPAPLVNWNRDNYGPLQVPKKGQTVQLTAQNVPIYQKIIQRYEHNEGITVANGQILQNGTPLASYTFKQDYYFMMGDNRHDSLDSRYWGFVPADHIVGKAVLIWMSVDPNAGLGGKIRWSRLFNTID, encoded by the coding sequence ATGGCAGTTACTTTTTGGAAGAAAAAACCGGCCGAGCAGCCAACCAAACCCAAAGGTTTCTGGCGCGAGTGGGGCGATGCCATCCTGTTTGCGGTGGTGGCCGCTACGCTTATCCGCTGGGCTACGTTCGAGGCTTACACCATCCCGACGCCCTCCATGGAGCACTCGTTGCTGGTGGGCGACTACTTGTTTGTGAGCAAGTTGCACTACGGCCCGCGCACCCCGCAAACGCCGCTGCAAGTGCCGCTTACGCACCAAACGCTGTGGGGCACCTCCATCAAAAGCTACTCCGACCTGATTCAGCTGCCCTCCTACCGCCTGCCGGGCTTTTCGGAGGTGAAGCGCGGCGATGTGGTGGTGTTCAACGTGCCCTTCGAGGACCAGCACCCGGCCGATTTGCGCACCAACTACATCAAGCGTTGCGTGGCCGTAGCCGGCGACGTGCTCGAAATCAAAAACCAGGAAGTCTTCATCAACGGCAAGCAGCAGCCCACGCCGCCGCAGTCGCAGCGCCGCTACTTTGTGGATGTGCCGCAACCCAACGACGACCTCAAGAACGCGTTTCAGCAGCAAGGCGTGGTTGATTACTACGCCCAAGGTGGCACGCCGCAGCCCAACCCGGCTTTCAACACGCCGGTGTACATGGTTGACATGACGGCCACCACGGCCGCTTTCTTCAAGAAGCAGCCCTACGTGCGCAGCATCGTGAACGACGCCACCGAGCCGGGCAAAGCGGAGGCCGACGTGTTCCCGAACAACCCCGACTACCCGCACAGCACCCCGGCCCCGCTCGTGAACTGGAACCGCGACAACTACGGCCCGCTGCAGGTACCCAAAAAAGGCCAGACCGTACAGCTTACGGCACAGAACGTTCCGATCTACCAGAAGATCATTCAGCGCTACGAGCACAACGAAGGCATTACGGTAGCCAACGGACAGATTCTGCAAAACGGCACGCCCTTGGCGAGCTACACCTTCAAGCAGGATTACTACTTCATGATGGGCGACAACCGCCACGACTCGCTCGACTCGCGCTACTGGGGCTTCGTGCCCGCCGACCACATTGTGGGCAAAGCCGTGCTCATCTGGATGTCGGTTGACCCGAACGCGGGCCTAGGTGGCAAAATCCGCTGGAGCCGCCTGTTCAATACCATCGACTAG
- a CDS encoding DUF5683 domain-containing protein produces MAPLLMAVGLLCLSAPAQAQTVTAGSDSARVAAGPTVPDSLRRRERLLGIRVSRPTKAVILAAVLPGAGQVYNRKYWKLPLVYGALGGTIAGELFYLDRYREFRDGYNARRAGLPDPGERSSKFSTDASQQQALNFYRTQRDVFFAYIAGAYALQMLDALVDAHLHDFDVSDDLSLRWQPTTLPTPSGPAAGVAITFTLRPGHSPAVPRRF; encoded by the coding sequence GTGGCCCCATTGCTCATGGCAGTGGGGCTGCTTTGTCTTTCCGCACCGGCACAGGCCCAAACGGTTACCGCCGGCTCCGACTCGGCACGGGTGGCCGCTGGCCCCACGGTGCCCGACTCGCTGCGCCGCCGCGAACGGCTCCTAGGTATTCGGGTGAGCCGCCCGACCAAGGCCGTGATACTGGCCGCGGTACTGCCCGGCGCGGGGCAGGTGTACAACCGCAAGTATTGGAAGCTGCCGCTGGTGTACGGCGCCCTAGGCGGCACCATTGCCGGCGAGCTGTTTTACCTCGACCGCTACCGCGAGTTTCGCGACGGGTACAATGCGCGCCGCGCAGGGCTTCCCGATCCAGGCGAGCGTTCAAGCAAATTCAGCACTGATGCCAGCCAACAGCAAGCCCTGAACTTTTACCGCACGCAGCGCGACGTGTTCTTTGCCTACATTGCGGGCGCTTACGCCCTGCAGATGCTGGATGCGCTGGTTGATGCGCACTTGCACGACTTCGACGTAAGCGACGACCTTAGCTTGCGCTGGCAGCCTACCACCTTGCCAACTCCTAGTGGGCCGGCGGCTGGTGTTGCCATTACCTTTACGCTGCGGCCCGGGCACAGCCCGGCAGTGCCGCGCCGCTTTTAG